A section of the Oncorhynchus tshawytscha isolate Ot180627B linkage group LG09, Otsh_v2.0, whole genome shotgun sequence genome encodes:
- the LOC112258504 gene encoding interferon a3-like — MAVLKWLSICLTLFCQGTAASKPCRWTQFRLGKLNDVSINLLSEMGGLFPLMCAEENVEQMFPEDLYKNTEGEDVSVVALEAMRYVEQLYNNSLTSVTWNKTKLNMFQNVIYRQVQNLELCVVGGVWESSGDGGSVTLKTYFNKLNTFLKEKEHSACAWEIVRKEIRENLVQFKKFIDSRVKP, encoded by the exons ATGGCTGTATTGAAATGGTTGAGCATTTGCCTGACTCTGTTCTGCCAAGGCACAGCAGCATCAAAACCTTGCAGGTGGACGCAGTTTAGGTTGGGGAAGCTGAACGATGTGAGCATAAACCTGCTCTCAGAAATG GGTGGACTCTTTCCCCTTATGTGTGCAGAAGAAAACGTCGAACAAATGTTTCCAGAGGATCTTTACAAGAACACAGAG GGTGAGGACGTCTCTGTGGTTGCATTGGAGGCTATGCGATATGTGGAACAATTATATAACAACAGTCTGACGTCTGTCACTTGGAACAAAACAAAACTTAACATGTTCCAAAACGTCATATATCGTCAAGTTCAAAACTTAGAGTTATGT GTCGTAGGAGGTGTTTGGGAATCCTCTGGAGATGGAGGGTCGGTTACtctgaaaacatatttcaacaaGCTGAATACCTTCTTGAAAGAGAAG GAACACAGCGCATGCGCATGGGAGATTGTGCGAAAGGAGATTCGCGAAAACTtggtgcagttcaagaaattcaTTGACAGCAGAGTCAAGCCGTGA